The Candidatus Mesenet endosymbiont of Agriotes lineatus region CACAGATAACACTAGTGTACGCATGGCCAATATGTGGCACATCATTAACATAGTATATTGGTGTTGTTATATAAAAACTCTTATTATCCATCCATAGAGCACAATTATAATAATTACTATATATAGTAAAACCTTACTTGTGTATACTCTATTCAATCTTGCTTAGCTTTATCTGAGTTATGGTGCTATACAAACTTTCCAAATTTAAGAAAGCTTAGAGCTTGTTTAAACATTTGATGAAAAAAAAAGTATGATTACACGAATGTGATCTTTTGCTCCTTCAAACTTTGTACTGTCAACTTACCATCATTTGGCTTATTAATAAGCCTTAATGAGATTAGATCAATTGGTTTGTTGCCTGCAATAATGCCAAGTTCAAAATCTATATCAGCAAAAAATTTTCTTAAAACTATCCTGATTCGTAACAAGTTGCTATCCTGCAGGACCATAAAGTTTTTTGTAAAGCGTAAAATTCTTTAAAAAACCTGCATTCCATGATTTGGAGTGCCAATCATTACCACACGTCCAAGCTTATCTGGTTTATATTTTTTAAAATACGCTCTGATTAATAATCCACCCATTGAATATCCAACAAAATGTACTTTTCCTGTAACTGATAAGGCAAATTGGCTAATATCTTTATGAATTATATTAGCTAATTTTTCAATTGGATACCTAGTAGAAGGATAGTTGAGATTTAAAACCTGACCCCTTCAAGGAATCTAGATAAACTTCTCATACTACTACTAGTACGGAAAATTCCATGAAGGACAATAACACCATCTTGATTTAAAGATGATGCTTTTTTACATCTTTTTGTAACACAAGCAAATAATACATTATCATTATTTAGCAACAACTTATGACATGATATTAAAAGTATTATACTGACAATAATCAGTGTAGTAGACAGATATTTTTTAATACATTCTAAATACAACTTATGCTTACCTATATGATTGCTTTAGTTTTGTGAATACTTAAGAAAGGTAAAATCGTAACCCTAAAAAATGTGACGTTATTGAACTAATAGCAAACTTGCTTTTTATTCCTTTAATAGCTTTCGTATTGTCATTAAATAACACATTTATATAGCCTGTATTATTAAATACATTTTCCTCAAGAAATTTTAAAGTATTGTTTACTAACTCAACTAATTCACTTAGTGTTAAATTAAGTATAATTCCTCTACTAGGATCAAAGAAGGCAAAATCATCGTCTCCATTTTTTGTAATTAACATCATATGCCCATTAACATTCCTTCCTGTATTATTAAGAACCGTAAAATTTATGTAAGTTCCTATTTTTATTTCTTCCATACCATGTATAAATAATTGCTCGTTGACAATAAGGGAATCAGAGCTATCTCTACTAAGAACCCATGCTATACATTCTAGTTCAAATATACTATAAGGTGACAATATACTATGAGGTGACAACATAGCAGTATTATTAATAATATTATTTATTGTAATCCCTATCCCACTTGGTATCTGGTTTTTTATATGCATTTCTCTCCACCAGCTTTTTACCACTCTATCAAATTTTTCAAATGCTTTTTCTGCCAATTGATTTTCCTTATTATATAAGGCTTGAATATATTCATAAAAAAAGGGAGATAATCTATTAATTATTTCCCCCTGTTCTTCTTCAGAGTAAACAGTAAACTTAAGTCTTTTCTTATTCCTTTCCACTATTCCTAGTATTGTTTGCAAGTCACTAAGTACCACTTCAGTATCAGAAATCTGATCAATACTTTCTTTATTTAATAACCTATGATATGCAACATAGTTAGAAAGTAGCTCACATAATCCTACCTCGCCCATATCCTTAAAATATTTGTAAAGACGTTCGTACTTATGTTCGTCCTTCTTTATTTCTGATATTAAAGTATCCTGATTAAACTCAATTACTTTTCGCTTGCTTTTTGTACTCTCCCCTGCAAGGCAGCTACTGCCTATAGCAACAAGAAACACTAAAGTTATCAATTTTAATTTAAGGGCAAAATTTATATTCATAGAATTACCTATGTTACTTTACAATGCAGCTTACATATTGATTACAAAGAATTTCTAAACCTCAACAATTTGTTGCATCATCAACACATTGCTTAAAGCAACATTTATTAACTTAGTAGGAATAACACTTAAATCTTCTGGTTTTGCTTTACCTCCTCATCTTGCGCCATTGGTATATTGTCGATATTGAACATCTCTTTTTCATGCTCATCTTTCTTTCATCTACCACTTTTTAAACTCGTTCTCTCAAATCTTCACTATATAGTTTTAACTCCTCTTTTACCTAATATACCTTTTTATCACATAACCTTACTTGGGGCAATCTATCATGTGTGGGCTATAAATTTGCAGCAAAGTTTGGAAAATACAAATTTTCAATTCGCTAAAACAGCTTTAGCTATAAATTTGGCACTATGAAAAATTTTAAATTTAACAAATTTTGATTTTGGCATTTTTAATTGTTTATATCAATCGGGTAATTGCCAGTAAAGCATGCATCGCAATACTGAGGGCTTTCATCATTCCGCTTTATTTTTTTAACTGCATGGTAAAGCCCTTCTATACTCAAAAAGTTTAAGCTACTTACACTCATTATTTTAATCATCTCCTCTACTGAGAAGTTGTTAGCCATTAGTTTTTCACGCTGCGGAGTATCTATTCCATAAAAACAGGAATGCTTAATGGGAGGGCTAGAAATTCTTAAATGAATCTCTCTCACTCCCGCATTTAAAAGTAAAAATACTATTTTTTTTAACGTTGTTCCACGCACTATGCTATCATCGATAAGTACTATGCTTTTATTTTTTAAAATATGGTTGTTTGTATTATGTTTTAGTCTTACTCCTATGTTACGTATCTGTTCAGTAGGCTGAATGAAAGTTCTACCAATATAGTGATTTCTTATGATACCAAATTCAAGCGGTAATCCTGATTGATTGGCGTATCCAATTGCTGCTGGTATCCCAGAATCAGGCACAGGAATTATCATATCTACATCCTGTGGCGGAGGGCTCTCTTGTGCTAGCACGCTTCCAATTTCCTTCCTTACCTCATATACAGACTGATTTTCAATTACACTATCTGGTCTAGAAAAATAGATATACTCAAAAATACAAAAGCTTAATTTTTCTCTCACAAAAGGAAAAAAACTTTTTAATTTTCCATCTTTACTGATAGTTATTACTTCCCCAGCTTCCAATTCTCTAATAAGGCTAGCACCAATAATATCAAGTGCACACGTTTCAGAGGCAAGTACATATGCGTCGTCTACTTTTCCAAGAACAAGTGGTCTAATTCCTGCAGGATCGCGCAGTCCTACTATTTCATCTGTTGTCATAGCAACAAATGAATAGGCTCCTTTCACTTGATTTAGAGCATCTATTAAACTATCTAGGAACGTCTCTTTATTACTAATCTTAATGAGATGAGAGACAACTTCTGTATCAACACTGGACTTAAAAACGCAACCTTTTTTAGTTAATTCTGCAGTAAGATTTGTAGCATTAATTAGATTGCCATTATGTGCTATTGCCATCTCACCGAATCTACAGCTGCTTACTATTGGTTGTATAGTACTTTTATCTCCACTTGTTGAATAACGTACGTGCCCTATTGCATGTCTACCATGAAGTTTCTCTATTCCTTCCATATTATTGAATATGCTGTTTACTTGCCCTTGTAAATGGAGAGAAAATAAATTATTATTATTGCTTGTCACAATTCCAAAGGATTCTTGTCCCCTATGTTGCAAAGCGTGAAGACCTAAAGCACAGTTAGACGCAGCTTTTATATTACAAGCTATAGCAAATATCCCACATTCTTCATGCATACTATATGAAAGTATTAATTATAAGTTTAGTTTAGCCCAGCTACAAGTAAAAATCTATTTTAAGATGGTTTTGAAATTAATTCTTCAAGTTATACGATAATATATTTATCTTAATTCTAATATTAAGGGTATTTTAACATCTAATATCTATTATCCAATTCAACTTATAATTGAAGGCAAAAAAATGACTAATAATCCTAAAATAAATGCAAAATTTGATGGAAAAATAGATGCAAAAGCGTTAGCGGATAATGCTGTGCAAAACTTTAAAACTGCTTTTTGTAGCACATGGGAATGCAGTTTGCCTAAAGAGATTAATGTCAACCTGTTTGCAACTAGACCTGAATATGGGAACTATTTTAAAGAAAACTATGTTAACCCTATAAAACAAGCTAGGCACTTTACTCTTGCGAAAAGCGAAGATGGGTTTGATGTGTATTCTTATTTAGATAGACAAAAACCAGAGTACTCTGATTTAAGTATAAAACGAGGAGTTGCCCATGCTTTAATTGAAAATAATGACAAGTGGGGAAAAGTTTTACCTACATCATTTAAGGTAGGAATGGCAGACTATGTTGCAGGTTTGAATAAGTATGGTTTTGTTCAGAATAACAATGATGATAAGCGTGACTTTGAAGAAATAAAAGAAGACTCTTTAGATTTAGAAGAAATATTAGCTAGAAATAGTGATCATGGTGGCTTAGCAGAGCAAGCTGTGAAATTCCTTGAATCAAAATATGACAGAGATCTTGATCAGTTATTGCATAAGATTGATGCCGAAACAGTAAAAGAAGGAAGAATCTTTGTGAATCAGTTCATCAAAGATGTAAGAGAATATAATACAGAATTCTCATCTTGGGT contains the following coding sequences:
- the purF gene encoding amidophosphoribosyltransferase, which translates into the protein MHEECGIFAIACNIKAASNCALGLHALQHRGQESFGIVTSNNNNLFSLHLQGQVNSIFNNMEGIEKLHGRHAIGHVRYSTSGDKSTIQPIVSSCRFGEMAIAHNGNLINATNLTAELTKKGCVFKSSVDTEVVSHLIKISNKETFLDSLIDALNQVKGAYSFVAMTTDEIVGLRDPAGIRPLVLGKVDDAYVLASETCALDIIGASLIRELEAGEVITISKDGKLKSFFPFVREKLSFCIFEYIYFSRPDSVIENQSVYEVRKEIGSVLAQESPPPQDVDMIIPVPDSGIPAAIGYANQSGLPLEFGIIRNHYIGRTFIQPTEQIRNIGVRLKHNTNNHILKNKSIVLIDDSIVRGTTLKKIVFLLLNAGVREIHLRISSPPIKHSCFYGIDTPQREKLMANNFSVEEMIKIMSVSSLNFLSIEGLYHAVKKIKRNDESPQYCDACFTGNYPIDINN
- a CDS encoding esterase/lipase family protein, encoding MEKLANIIHKDISQFALSVTGKVHFVGYSMGGLLIRAYFKKYKPDKLGRVVMIGTPNHGMQVF